The sequence below is a genomic window from Acetivibrio clariflavus DSM 19732.
CAACCGCTGCCAACAAGATGTACATTATACGTTCTCTAACACTCATGACATACATATTATAGTCGGGCAAGTTGCTGCCGGTTTCCGAAATAACATCCCGAGTTTCCCGATTTTTTATCATGGGCACTCCCTCTTTCACACTTTGCATGATATGCCTGCCATTTTGAACTTCAATGTATTCACCATTTCATTTCCGGTTCTTTTAAGAGAACCGATAACTCTTCCGTCTTTTGTCTCGCCCTCTTCAACAAACTCATACAAAGGATTCAATTGGATATTGCCGTCCTTATAGCCCACAACTTCCGAAATTTCAAGCACCTTTCTCGATTTATCCCTTATTCTTCCCAAATGGATTATTATATCAATGGCCGATGCTATTTGCTGTCTTATTGCCTCTATAGGCATTAATGCACCGCTTAAGACCATGGTTTCAAGCCTTGAAAGCATATCACGGCTGGAGTTGGCATGCCCGGTTGACAGCGAACCGTCATGTCCGGTATTCATAGCCTGGAGCATGTCCAACGCTTCTGCTCCTCTGACTTCTCCGACAATTATCCTCTCGGGACGCATTCTCAAAGAAGTCTTGATCAAATCTCGTATTGTAATCTCTCCCTTGCCTTCGGTATTGGCATTTCTGGTTTCCAACCTTACAATATTTTTAATGCCTGTTATTTGAAGTTCTGCCGAGTCTTCAATTGTAATTATTCTTTCATCTTTGGGAATAAAATTGGAAAGTGCGTTTAAGAATGTGGTTTTTCCCGAGCTGGTGCCGCCGCAAACGAAAATGTTGTATTTTGCTCGCACCATGGCCTCTAAAACTTTTGCCGCTTCTTCAGTAAGAGAGCCATAATTTATGAGCTGCTCCACAGTCATGGGCTTCTCCGGAAACTTCCTTATTGTCATTATCGGTCCGTTAAGGGCAATGGGGTTAAGAACCACATTAACCCTCGAACCGTCACTTAATCTGGCATCAACTATAGGAGAAGCTTCATTAACGCTTCTGTTCACTTTTGAGACAATTGATTGGATAACATCCTCCAGTTTTTGAACACTTTCAAATTTTGCATCAACTTGTTCAATCCTTCCGTTCCTCTCTATGAATATATCATCGGCTCCGTTTATCATAATTTCAGTTATGGAAGGGTCATCAATAAGGGGTTGAAGTATGTCAAGACGTCTCATTGAGTTGAAAACCGCCTCACAGATTTCCCTTTTTTCCGAGACGGTCAAATAGAAATGTTTTGATTTTTCGAAAACAACGCTGGTTATAAGTTCCCGTATTTCTTCATCGGATATGTCTTTGCCGAGGTCAATGCTGTCACTGACGATTTTTTTAACTTCAGCTACAAGGTTTGCTTTGTCGAAAGCACCCATACATACACCTCAGTCTTTAAGTATAATATTTTTCGATAATCTCCTCTATACTCTCAGTGAAATCCCCCTGAAGGTCCATTAGACGATTATTGCCTTTTATTGCTGCCATTCCGGGTACCGCTGGAATATAGTATTCTATAGATTTGCCGCATACTTCAGCAGTATCGACTTCCAGCGCCATATAGGTGTTGTATTTGTTCAGAACCATATTTATTTTATCGATAAAATCTATTCCTCTTCTCTCTTTTAAGATGGACATTTCCTTTGCAAACAAGCTAATCTTTATATCGGATACTGCATCCTGAGGAAGAACCAGGAGTATTTCATCACATGCCTCAAGGATTGCAATATTTTTATCGTCAAAACTGCTTGACATATCCACAAAAACAAGATCATACTGTCCCATGTTTCTGAACTCGTCAAGAAGAGTCCTCAACTCCTCGGGCTTGCACTCCTGCAAGTCCAGAAGGCTCTCCGGAGGACTAAAATAGTACAAATTGTACTCAGCATCATAGAGTTTGGATCCTTCAATTCTGAGCTGCAAGTTGCTGTTCTTGTCCTTCAAATAGTACAATACATCCGAAAAAGTATGTTCTCCTTTGCAATCACAGAACATAGGTGTGGATTGAAAGTCTTCTAAGTTGAGATAAAAAACTTTCATCCTCCTTTGTGCACACTGGATTGCACAACTGGTGGCAACGGTAGTCTTCCCCGATCCCCCTATAGGAGAATAAACGGCAATCAGTTTCGTCTTTTTATCTCCGGCAACACTTACAGCATTTCCATCGCCCTTTTGAGCAAATATATTAAAAATATCGCTTACAATCTTGTCACCTTTCTGGTACTTGCATATTGTATAATAATCGCCGGTATTGCCGTCTGATTTTTCGGCAGTAAGCAAAATGACATTTGAAATATTTTCTTTAGGTATTTCATCGGAATACAAACTTGACTCTATCAATAAAACATCTGCATGATTACCTTCACCGGAAAGATATTCAATCAGACAATGTTTATCTGTAAAGGAGTTAACCTGAAATTCCTGGGAATGATTCAGCATTATGTACTCTGCCATACTTTCCACGTATGTCCCATCGGTGTCAGCAATAATAAGTTTTAACCTCGCCATAACAATATTTCCCCCGTAAAAATAATGCTACTAATATAATTATATACCAATACTAATTCTTTTTGGACACAAAATTTAAAAACAAGACAATAATAAGATTTTGAAAACTAAATGAACCGAAAAGGTAAAAATTGCTTATATTATAATTATACTTTTAATATCAAAATTTGTCAAATTCCATTAATGTATATTAAACAGCTCCGACAAATTCCATATGATTTCAAAACACTCGGCGGTATCACCCACTACGTCGTCTCCCGATTTACGTATGGAATAGTGCTTTCTGGTGTTTCCGAACATAAGATAATTCTTCCCCGATTGTATAGGATCTTTATGTTCAAAATACTTAATCTGGAAATCTTCAAAGTCTTTATAGTCACATTTATATGAATAGGTTCTCACCCACTGCAATTCATCACACTTCTGTCTTTTCATAAATCCAACCACTTTATCAAACAAATAGAAGGGACTGTTTTCTTTTTCTGCCGGTTCCGTTTCCTGTTCCTTTATTTCCTGCTTTTCATCCGCATTATCCGCAGCTTGTTCTGTTGTTAATTCAGGTTCTTCGACTTTCTGAACTTCGATTTCTTCAATTATTTCTTCTATTGCGTCATACTTGCCTAATTCCTCCAGTATTTCCACCTGGGAGCTTATTTCCTTCCACAAAAGGCCGTTACGCTGTGACAGCAAATCGAAAGCCTCCTGTGAAATCAAACTTGCCGCCTTCAAATATTTCCTAAGACATTCCTCCATAACTTTCAGCAATTCCTTGTCACTCTTGCTTATCACATTCCCACACCCTTTTTATTTTCTAAAGTTTATGTATTTTCTTGTTAATATTAAATCTCAAGCATCTCATATTAATAACAGTCAATGAGTCACAAGTCATAATACTTCAAAACATGAAAAAGATATAGAGTTTTTGTAAAACATACAGGATAATAATATCAAATTTTCTCAATGAATACAAATTGAGTATTTGTATCGTACAATATTATTTTACATTATATGTCTTGTAAGCTCAATTCACTTTTTTACAAATTTCGCAAATACTTGACCTTGTAATGCAAATTTTACACAAAAAGCACATATAAAGCAGAATAATAAAATAATCTCATACATACTTTTATTTGTTTATGTTTTTATGATATAATTTTACCGGAGCGGTCATATCATTACAGCAAAAGTGTATTTTAAAAGTTTTACAAATCTTATATTTGTTATGTTAGATAGCACTGGTTTATTATATATTCGGAGGATCAGCTCATGCAAATACTTAATTATAAACTGGATGCGTATGTTCCCTTTGAAAACGAGAGTATTGAAAGCTTTTTGGTTTTATGCGAGAATGCAATAAACAAGATGATTTCCGATGAACATACAATCTTCAAGCTAAAAAGTGCCATCCATGAGCTTCTCATCAATTCCCTCGAACACGGTTATAAAAGAGAAGGAGGAAAAATTCACTTTTACGTTGAAAAAAACGATAAAAACATTACTTTGGAAATAGCCGATGAAGGTTCCGGCTTTGATCCCCAAATGATTGATTTGGAAAACACAGGCACAGATTTGAATTCAATCAATAGGCGGGGATGGGGACTTCTGATAATAAAAAAGTTATCCGACAGTATGGAAATCACCCCAAACACCCCAAAAGGTACTAAAATCAACGTAGTTATATCCCTTTCCGATATGTAGAGCTTATATGTTTGTAAACAGCAATATCCAGTCTTATCGAAATTGTTAACAAACGGGAACTTTCATATATTTGTACCTACTCTTAACACTGTTATAATGGGTATAGTCAAACAATATCACAGTACTTTCTTGTGTAATATTGTCCTTTGTAACATCATACTGAAATCTTTCAAAATGCACTTTGGTATAAATCTGCTTTGCAGGCAATCCTGCAAAATCCGGGATGTATTCAGATATATATTCTTCTCTTTTCAGAAATTCAAAGCACTTTTCCTTAAAGCACGGTTCCATATTCCTTACAAGACCAGCAGGAAGGTTATTGGTGTTGTTTGAAGCTAAGAAATCAAATTTAAGCAGTTCATTGACCATTTTCAAATCCACATTCAATTTTCCGTCCCGGGCAAAATTCAGAATTACAGTATATAAATCACGGCCGGACAGGGAACGTTTGAAATATCCGCACGCCTTAAAATACCCCGACAGTTTTTCGAAAAAATCAAAAGGGGAAGAAAAGGCTTTAATAAGGTATTGCAATGTCTTTTCAAATCTTCCCGAATTAAAGAAGCGTTCCACCATATCCTCCATATCTTTTAGTCTTGTTATTTCACCATAACTTAGACAATCACTGCTTAAAACCTCATAAGGAGGATAATTCCTGAATTTGTAGCCATGCTTGTCCGATTCCCTGCGTATTGAAGATCCCTTAAGAAGTTTCAGAAAGCCCACCTGAAGCTGATGGGGAGATAGTCGGTAGACATCATTAAAGGATTTTTTGAAGGATTCATAATCCTCATAGGGCAGCCCTACAATCAAATCAAGATGCAAGTGGATGTTCCCCATTCTATTCAGCTTTTGTACATTTTCAAATACTTTCTCCAAATTCGTCTTTCTGTTGATAGCTTCAAGGGTTTTGGCATTGGTGGTCTGTACCCCTATCTCAAATTGAATGAGACCCTCCGGAGCTTTAGACAGTATTGACAGCATTTCCTCGTCAAACAAATCGGCTGCAGCTTCAAAGTGAAAACATGTATCCCCTGCGTTTTCTATAATAAACGTAAATATCTGTTTTGCCCTGTCAGGATTGCAATTGAAGGTTCTGTCAACAAATTTGACTATTTTTATCCCCTTTTTAATAAACAGCAAGATATCCGATTTTACCCTCTCAAGATCAAAATACCTGACACCTTTAAAGGTAGAAGACAAACAGTAGGAACAATTAAAGGGACATCCTCTGGAAGACTCGTAATACACTATCTTGTTTCCGACACTATCAAACATTTCTTCACTGTAAGGCGATATTACAGTGTTCAAATCCTCAATCAGGGCATACTCACCGCCGCAGACTATATTTTCACCGTCCCTGTAGGTAAGACTTTTTATGCTGCATAAAGCTATGGATGGATCGGAAAAGGAACGCAGCAGATTCCTGAAGGCCTCTTCCCCTTCCCCGGACAGTATAAAGTCTATACAACTGTTATTCTTCATTATTTCACAGGAAGAAAAGGAAACTTCAGGCCCTCCTAAAACAATCCTGACCTTTGGAAGAACTTTTTTTAAATTGCCGGCTATTTTAAGCACTTCTTCAATATTCCAAATATAACACGAAAAAGCAACTATATCGCAATTTTCTTCATATATTTGCGAAAGTATGGAGTCGGCCATATCATTGATGGAAAACTCCATGACCTTAACCTCACCGCAGTCAGGGGTACAATTGGCTTTAAGATACCATGGAGCCAGGGCCGAGTGGATGTATTTAGAATTTAAAGCAACTATAACCGTCTTCATAGTACTTCTCCCAAAAATGATATCGAGTAATTATACCAAAACTCCATACCCCCTTTCAAGGTTCTGAACTTTTATTTCAGCTTCATGAGCCTATACCATATCCCTACAATATCCCTATAGTAGTCGATAATACGTTTCTTTTCAACGCTTTTTCCGGTTTTCAAAGCCACTTTGGCTATTGTATTGCCATTGGCTGTAAATTCCACATATCCAACTTCAAAATCAGACAGAACAGGCGCATTCAATTTGTCATAGTAAAGACAAACATTCATCTCCATTTTGCTTTTTTCTTCTTCGGTAAGCGGCATTTCAATGCCTTTTTCAGGTACAACGCTAACGTTTTCCGCCTTGCCTTTTGACACCTGAATCTCCGTTATATTATCCGACTCATCCAAAAGCTTGGTCAGTCTGTAGTTGTTAAAAGCATAATCCAGAATTGCCCGGCTGTTTTTTGCCCTCACTGTCCGGCTCGAGCAATTCAAAACCACAGAAATAAGCCTCATGTTATTCCTGGTGGCTGATGTTACAAGGCATCTTCCCGCCTGACCTGTGTATCCTGTCTTCACACCGTCAGCGCCGGGATATGCCCCAAGCATTTCATTGGTAGTATAAAAACTTCTTCCTTTAACTGAAATATTCTGGGTACCGACTATTTGAGAAAATATCGGATTATTCAAAGCATACCTTGTCAATTGGGCTAGCTCATACGCTGTAGAATAGTGTCCGGGAGTATCAAGACCATGAGGTGTTTTGAACTGGGTGTTTTTCAATCCAAGTTCCCGGGCTTTTTCGTTCATCAAAGCGGCAAAACCTTCCACACTGCCGCCTATATGCTCAGCAATGGCTATGGCCGCATCATTTCCCGATCTGAGCATCAAGCCATATAACAATTCTTTGAGAGTCCATTCCTCTCCCTCTTTAAGATTTATGGTAGAGCCTCCTATGTTTGCCGCCCTTTTGCTCACCTTTACTTTATCCTCTAAGTTTCCTCTTTCTAATGCTACTATGGCTGTCATTATTTTAGTGGTACTGGCTATTGCCTTTCTTGCATGGGCATTTTTTTCATATAAAACCCTTCCGCTTTTCATATCCATTACTATTGCAGCTCCAGCCTCTATTTTGGGAGGTTTCAGGTCAGTAGATACACTCGTCTCAATCGAAAAAATCTCTTTTAAAGGATAATCTTCATTGAAATCATCGGCAAAAATACCTGTACTGAATGAAACAATTAAAATCAGACATATAACCAGAGCTATATTTTTTTTGTTGAGCAGCTTTTCAAACAATCCCATCACTTCCATGAATAATTTTTATACCTGTATTGCAACGCCTGCCAATTTCAGACCATGCACTTGCAAGTATTAAGCCTGCTTTATACTTAAATCCACTCACATATAAAATCTATATGTAAGTTTTAAAAAGTTTATATCCGGTAACCGCAATTTTTTTATTATTTCGCACCAAAAACCATTTTCTTACATTAAAACGAACAAAATTTTTATAAATATACATCAATCAAGCACCGATATTTATGATAGGGGGTGGCTCTGCCTTATATGAACGATAAAATTCTATACTCCGATGAATATATTACAATATATCTAATAATGGACGGCTTATACCTGGAATCTTTTAAAAAAGGTATGCCTATAAGTCATTTAAACGATATTATTAATTCCCATCCCGAATTTAAGATTACCGATTTCAATGCAATAAAAAATGCTATCAATAACGCACCCCAACCCCCGAAAAAGTTTGGTGTGCTGAAGGAAAAAATAGCAATTAAAATATCTGAGGACAAGCTTAAGGCCACTGTTACTTACTATGCGCCCAAGGACTATTTCGATATCAAAAATCGTGAAAATCTCATGAGAGAAACCTATGAAGCCCTTAAAAAAAATGATATTACCTTCGGAATCAAACGGGATTTTTTCCTCGGCAACATTGAAGCAGGCAAGACCTATGTCATTGCTGAAGGTGAACCAAGTATTGACGGTGAAGACAGTATAGTTAAAATGTACCAGCTAAAAGAAGTTAAGCCTGAAATCAAAGAGGACGGAAAAACCAATTACTATGAATTGAAGCTAATAAACACAGTTAAAGCCGGAGACTGGCTCGGTGAACGCATTGAAGCAAAAGAAGGCTCCCCCGGGAGAACTGTAACCGGTGAAATAATCGAACCCCGTAAAGGGAAACAATATCCGCTGCTTTATGACAAAAACACCGTTTATGAAGTGTTTCTAAACGATAGAACTGTCTTGTATTCCAAAATCAACGGTGCGGTAAACTATGTGGAAGGCAGAATAACAGTGGCAAACCATTTGGAAATAGACGGGGATGTGGATTTCAACACGGGGAATATCAAGTTTGACGGTTTCGTATCCATAAACGGCACTGTTACCGACGGTTTTTCGGTGGAAGCAACTAAAGACATTGAAATAAACAGTCCGCTGGGCATAGGAAATGTTAAAACAATACGCAGTCTTCAGGGAAGCATATTTATCAAGGGTGGAATTGTATCTAAAAATCACTCGGTAATAGATGCAAAAAAAGATATCTATACTAAGTTCGCCGATAATGCATTTTTACGCTGCGGCGGTCTTGTCCATATAGGTTTTTATTGTATCAACAGTACTGTTGAAGCCAAAGAGGTTTACATTGAATCTCCAAAAGGCAATATCATAGGCGGTTATACCAAAGCCGAAGCAAAAGTAACTTCAGCCATAATCGGATCACCACTGGAGGTAAAAACAGTGGTTGAAGTAAGCGGTTTTGACAGAGATTCCTTCTTAAAAAAGCTTGAAGAAATTAAGGAAAATCTGGAAGACATGAAAAATGAGAGGCAATCCTTGAAAAAAGAGCTTTCCGGTGCTTCTCATCAGGAGTTGTCACCCAATGACATTAAAATGTACAACCAGCTCTTTAACCGATTGGCCGAAATACAAGATAAAATAAAAGCTCTCGAATATGAACAAAAAAATATCAGCAGATATCTTAAAACCAAAGGGAATGGTGAAATTGCCGTAACTAAAAAGATTTATCCGAACTGTACCCTTATTATCAACAAAAATCAGGTAGATATAACCCATCCCACCATTGCAACTTCGTTTTACTGCATAAACGGAGAACTGAAGCAAACTTAATTAATGACATGCAGCAATGTTTTAAGATTTAGATCCAATTTACTTAAAATAAATTAATAATATAACATAATAAAATAAAAAAGTTAAAACTTTTGATCATCCAAAAAGTTTTAACAGTATTAATTCCCCTTCTAGCTGTGTACATTTAAACCCCCTTAAAGTCCATATTTTATAGCCTTTACAGGCTTCTTTTTTTTGCAGTGAAATATTTTTGCCAAAACTTATATAAAGGCTTTTACTTATAAAAATTAAGTAATATAATATATTAGTGATGTAAATATTTAATAGTTTAGTTTATGTTTGATTGAATAAATCGCGACATAACATATAGATTCATATTTACAGTTTATGTTATGCACAACGGAGGAGGAATTATGGCAAAAAATATATTAATAATATCATCGGACTATACAGGACACGGACACAAAAGCATAACCGATTCACTGCTGGAAAAATTCTCTCTCTATCCTGACGTTAATGTACATGTAGTCGATGGTTTTACCTTTATTGGTAATTTAGGACTTAGAATCGGCAAACTCTACGGTTCCATTACAAGAAATGCAAAAGAACTGTGGAAATTAATATGGGATATGTCCCTTAAAAGACCTTCCCTTGTCAATGAAATGGTTGAAGTGTCTATACGGGATAACTTTTTAGATCTGTTAAGAAATATCAAACCGGATTTGATACTTTCGGTACACCCCAACTTTAACGGATCGGTTTTAAATATTTTGGAGGAAAACAATATAAAAATTCCTTTTGTTACATTTATAGCCGATTTGGTATCCATAACACCCCTGTGGGCAGATCCCAGAGCTGACTACATTATATGCCCTACCAAGGAATCAAAATATAAATGCCTTGAATTTGGTGTTTCGGAATCAAAACTGAAATTAATAGGCTTCCCTGTAAGGCAAAAATTCCTTGAACACCTCACCAAGGATACAGAGCAACGTACTTATACAAGAAACCGTCCATTGGAGTGTCTTATCATGAGCGGCGGTGAGGGCTCCGGAAATATGAGCACAATAGCCCGTATCCTCCTGAAAAACTTTAACTGCAAAGTAAAAATTGTTACAGGACGGAATAAAATACTCAAAAGAAGGCTTGAACGCACTCTCTATGATAAGTTCGGTACCGAAAGGGTTGAAATTTACGGATTTACCGAAAATGTTCAGGATTTGATGCTTTCCTCCGATTTGGCAATTACCCGCGGAAGTCCAAATACAATGATGGAAGTAGTTGCCTGCAACGTCCCTCTGATTGTTACAGGTAACTTGCCGGGACAGGAAGAAGGAAATCCGGGATATATCATAAAGCACAACCTGGGAGTAGTATGCAAAGATACCCGACGGCTCAAATCGGTAGTCAAAGAGCTCCTTGTTAACAATGGCAGCAAACTGAAACAGATAAAGAGATCACAGAAGAAATTTTTAAACCCCAATGTTGCCAAGGAAATTGTTGACTTTATTTTAAGCATTGAAACTCCTGAAAAAATAAATATTCCTGACGAAAATGCAACAAAATTTTGGGATATCGGAAAAAAGATAAGTATACCCAGAAAGATAAAACTAAAGAGAAAAATAATTCTTAAAAAAAATAAAAGTATATAAGAGCTTTTGTTGACATAATATAAGCCACAGGACGTATTTTTGCTATATCACTTCCTTAGAATGCAAAATAAAGCCAAATAAAATAGAAAATCTTTCTACTCATAATCTATTTTATTTAAGGCACAATAAGACTAAGGAGGTGATAATAATGGCAAACAGCAGAAGCAAAACTGCTTTTGAAAACTTAAAATACGAAATAGCAAAAGAAGTTGGAGTTAACTTAAAGCAAGGATATAACGGTGATTTAAGCGCAAGAGAAGCTGGTAAAATAGGTGGTAACATCGTTAAGAAAGTGTTCCAATCCTATACTGGAAACAGCTACCCTTCTGAACGTTTAGGTGATACTTCAAGATAAGCATAAGCAATAAAAAATAGCAGGAGATAATTCTCCTGCTATTTTTTATTACCGCTGCTTATAGATAAATTAAGAATGATGCCTTCAATAAACTTTGTTCATAATTTATAAAATGAAAAAATCTGAATGTAAAATACTTTTTAAAAGCTGTAGAATATTGTGGAAAAATAAAAATATTGTGATATAATGTACTTTGTATTTTTAAAAGTCATTATTTTTAAAGATATGGTGGTAAAAATGGTAAAGCTACAGTTCAAATTCAAAAACAACAAAATTATTTCCCTTGAACCGACCAAAATAATTGTACTCAGCTTTATAGCTGTCATCATTTGGGGATCTGTTGTTTTATACCTTCCGATAGCCTCCAATCCCGACCAGCCAAGGATAAGGTTTCTTGATGCGCTTTTCACCGCTACAGCCGCCACTTGCGTCACCGGGCTGACTGTTGTTGACACAGCCAAACAATGGAGTTATTTTGGTCAGACAGTAATTTTGCTGCTGATACAAATCGGCGGACTTGGCCTTGTCACCATAACCACGTTTTTTCGGTACTTCTCGGTAAAAAAGTAGGCATAAAGGGAAGAATACTTGCCCAGGAATCCCTAAACTATTTAAGTTCGGAAGACATACTGAAGCTGATAAAAAGAGTTATAACAGTAACTTTTATTATAGAATTTATCGGTGCAGTCATATTTGCTGCACGATTCATACCCCAGTATGGCCCAAAAGGTATTTACATGTCTGTATTTCATTCGGTATCATCTTTTTGTAATGCAGGTTATGACCTTATGGGAAATTACCGGAGTCTTACAGGTTACAGAAACGACCCCTTTGTTTTGCTTACCACCGCTTGCCTCATTATAATTGGAGGTCTGGGCTTTTTGGTATGGAAGGACCTGTATGAATTTAGGAAAAGCAGACACTTTTTGCTGCACACCAAAGTTGTTCTCCTTTTTACAGTAATATTACTGGCTTTCGGAACTTTATACATTTTCATATTTGAATATAACAACCCCAATACTTTGGGTCCTTTAAGCATTCCCAACAAGTTGCTCAATGCTTTTTTTCAGTCAGTCTGTTTAAGAACTACGGGTTTCAATACCATTTCGGTATTTAATATGAGGGAAATTACAAAAGTAATAAATGTCATGTTAATGTTTATAGGTGCTTCTCCAGGCTCAACAGGCGGCGGTATCAAGGTAACCACTTTCGGTATCATAATAGCCGCAATTTTCTCACAGATGCGTGGCAGAGATGAAACAATCATTTTTAAACATAAAATTTCATACAGTCTCGTTATAAAATCCCTTTCAATAATTGTTTTGAGTTTGATAATTGTACTGGTAGTTACTACCATAATTCTTGCAATAGACGGATTTCCATTTATCGATACGCTGTATGAGGCTATAGCAGCCTTCTCCACTACGGGTTCTTCATCCCTCGGTACCCCCAATTTTCATACAGCAAGCAGAATTATTCTGATGATTACAATGCTTTTGGGAAGAGTGGGACCTCTTAGCTTTGCCTTATCTCTTTCTTTGAGAAACGGAAAAAGGAATGCCGATAAAGTATATCCCGAAGGTAAGATAATAGTAGGTTAAAAGAGTCTTAACGGAATCTCAAAACTCCGGGCCTTAAAATTAAAAGTCCCGGAGTTTTTTAACATTCTGATATATCAACACCAAAATTATCTTTCGACATTAAAAAATACGTTTTTTCCCCAGGAAAAATTCCTTTAATTCATCCTGGTCTTCTTTTGACGAAACAGTAATGATATAGTCTTTATCTCTTAGCACAGTAAAACCATTTGGA
It includes:
- a CDS encoding potassium transporter TrkG, with product MVKLQFKFKNNKIISLEPTKIIVLSFIAVIIWGSVVLYLPIASNPDQPRIRFLDALFTATAATCVTGLTVVDTAKQWSYFGQTVILLLIQIGGLGLVTITTFFRYFSVKK
- a CDS encoding alpha/beta-type small acid-soluble spore protein gives rise to the protein MANSRSKTAFENLKYEIAKEVGVNLKQGYNGDLSAREAGKIGGNIVKKVFQSYTGNSYPSERLGDTSR
- a CDS encoding TrkH family potassium uptake protein, with the translated sequence MELFWSDSNFAADTNRRTWPCHHNHVFSVLLGKKVGIKGRILAQESLNYLSSEDILKLIKRVITVTFIIEFIGAVIFAARFIPQYGPKGIYMSVFHSVSSFCNAGYDLMGNYRSLTGYRNDPFVLLTTACLIIIGGLGFLVWKDLYEFRKSRHFLLHTKVVLLFTVILLAFGTLYIFIFEYNNPNTLGPLSIPNKLLNAFFQSVCLRTTGFNTISVFNMREITKVINVMLMFIGASPGSTGGGIKVTTFGIIIAAIFSQMRGRDETIIFKHKISYSLVIKSLSIIVLSLIIVLVVTTIILAIDGFPFIDTLYEAIAAFSTTGSSSLGTPNFHTASRIILMITMLLGRVGPLSFALSLSLRNGKRNADKVYPEGKIIVG
- a CDS encoding MGDG synthase family glycosyltransferase yields the protein MAKNILIISSDYTGHGHKSITDSLLEKFSLYPDVNVHVVDGFTFIGNLGLRIGKLYGSITRNAKELWKLIWDMSLKRPSLVNEMVEVSIRDNFLDLLRNIKPDLILSVHPNFNGSVLNILEENNIKIPFVTFIADLVSITPLWADPRADYIICPTKESKYKCLEFGVSESKLKLIGFPVRQKFLEHLTKDTEQRTYTRNRPLECLIMSGGEGSGNMSTIARILLKNFNCKVKIVTGRNKILKRRLERTLYDKFGTERVEIYGFTENVQDLMLSSDLAITRGSPNTMMEVVACNVPLIVTGNLPGQEEGNPGYIIKHNLGVVCKDTRRLKSVVKELLVNNGSKLKQIKRSQKKFLNPNVAKEIVDFILSIETPEKINIPDENATKFWDIGKKISIPRKIKLKRKIILKKNKSI